TCAAGGGAATCAGATTGGCCGCCTGTCTTCACGTTACTACGGAGACCGGAAATCTGGCCATAACCTTGAAAGAGGGGGGTGCGGACGTAACCCTGTGCGCCTCTAACCCGTTGAGCACCCAAGACCCCGTTGCCGCATACCTAGTCAAAGAGCACAAGATGTCCGTCTTTGCCATAAAGGGCGAAGATACCAAGACCTATTATCAACACATAATCAGCACACTCGATTCCGCCCCAAACGTGACCATGGATGACGGAGCAGACCTAGTTTCTACCCTCCATAAAGAAAGGGTCAAGCTTCTTGATAATGTTATAGGCGGGACGGAAGAGACCACCACCGGCGTTATCCGCTTGAGAAGCATGGCCGAGCGCGGGGTATTGCGCTATCCTATCATCGCGGTTAACGACGCCGACACCAAGCACTTTTTCGATAACCGATACGGCACCGGCCAGAGCACCATCGACGGTATTATCCGGGCTACGAACCGTTTAATCGCCGGCACCAATTTTGTCGTCTGCGGATACGGCTGGTGCGGTAAGGGTGTAGCGATGAGGGCAAGAGGCCTCGGTGCAAATGTAATCGTGACCGAGGTGGACCCCCTGAAAGCCCTGGAAGCGGTAATGGACGGCTTCAGGGTGATGTCTATCGATGAGGCGGCAAAGGTAGGAGACTTTTTCTGCACGGTCACCGGGAATCTGAACGTTATCAGAAAGGAACATTTTTCCAGAATGAGGGATGGAGCCATTATCTGCAATTCCGGCCATTTCAACGTGGAGATTGACCTGAAGGGCCTGCGAAACATATCCAGGAGCAGGAGGAAGATAAGGGAGTACGTCGAGGAATTTACCCTTAAAAACGGCAAACGGCTCAACGTCCTCGGCGAGGGAAGGCTTATAAACCTGGCCTCAGCCGAGGGGCATCCTTCGAGCGTCATGGACATGAGCTTTGCCAACCAGGCCCTTTGTGTTGAATACCTGGTGAAGAACAGGAAAAAACTGGAGAACAAGGTTTATGGCGTTCCGGAGAGGGTGGACAAGATGGTTGCGGAGATGAAATTGAAATCGCTAGGAGTAAAAATCGACAGGCTCACCCCCGAGCAGAGTAAATATCTAAGCTCGTGGGAGGTTGGCACATAATACTATATTTTTCCGAACATGAATAACCTCCAGGATTCTTTTATCTCTTATCTCGCCGTGGTGAAAGGGCTTTCAAAGAACACCTTGGAGTCTTATGGAAGAGATGTCTCGAAGTGGGTAGTTTACCTAGAAGAAAGAGGGATCGTTGATATCAGAGA
The Thermodesulfobacteriota bacterium DNA segment above includes these coding regions:
- the ahcY gene encoding adenosylhomocysteinase, which codes for MKYDVKDLALSKEGRLRVEWSAQEMPVLAQIRNRFKKEKPLKGIRLAACLHVTTETGNLAITLKEGGADVTLCASNPLSTQDPVAAYLVKEHKMSVFAIKGEDTKTYYQHIISTLDSAPNVTMDDGADLVSTLHKERVKLLDNVIGGTEETTTGVIRLRSMAERGVLRYPIIAVNDADTKHFFDNRYGTGQSTIDGIIRATNRLIAGTNFVVCGYGWCGKGVAMRARGLGANVIVTEVDPLKALEAVMDGFRVMSIDEAAKVGDFFCTVTGNLNVIRKEHFSRMRDGAIICNSGHFNVEIDLKGLRNISRSRRKIREYVEEFTLKNGKRLNVLGEGRLINLASAEGHPSSVMDMSFANQALCVEYLVKNRKKLENKVYGVPERVDKMVAEMKLKSLGVKIDRLTPEQSKYLSSWEVGT